The genomic DNA GTCCACGGCTACGGCTCGCGCGTCGTGATCCGGAGCGTCCCGTCGACGTGCCAGTGGGCGTGTTCCGCGTCCTCGCCGGCCTTCGAGGGGACCGCGACCTCCATCTCCTCGAACTCGTAGGTGATCTCCGCGCCGCGGCCGGTCAGCCGGTCGTACAGCCCGATCGCAAGTTCGGGCCACGTCGTCGTCTCGTCGAGCCGCTCCTCGGGTTCGGATTCGCTCATGTTTCGTTCTCACATGGAACGTAGTGGGCTTATACCCCGAGGTCACCGAAGAACTGGCCGGTTAGTGCCGCCCGAAAACGAGATATCCCGTATGACCCACGCCGGCGGTCGAGGGACGGGTGCCGCGCTCGTCGAAGTCCATCTCGCGCTGGATCGTCTCGTAGGTCTCGACCGCCAGCCCGGCCTCGCGGGCACTCTCGACGACCGCGCGGGAATCCTCGACGAACGGCGAGTAGACCGCGAGATAGCCCCCCTGTACCAGGAGGTCGGGCGCGTGCTCGACCACCGCCGGCGCGTCCTCGGTGTCGAGGGTCACGAGATCGAACCCCGAGAGGTCGTCAAGCGCGTCGCACACGTCGCCGGTGCGGACCGTGGCGCTGCCGGGCCCGGGAGCCGCCGTGACGCTGCCTTCCGTCTCCGCCCCGCCGACGCCCGCGAGCGCCATGTTCTCGCGCGCCACGTCGGCGAACTCGGAATCCTGCTCGTAGGTCACGACCGACGCGCCGGCCCGCGCGAGATACGCCGCGAGCACACCGGTTCCGGTGCCGGCGTCGAGCACTCGATCGCCGGCCGCGACGCCGGTGTGACCCATGATGAGGCCGATGTCCCGCGGCATCATCGGCGCGCCGGTGCGCTCGAAGTGGTGAAAGAGGTCGGGACCCCTGAGTTCGCGGACCCGGAACTCGGTCCCGAGGTGGGTTTCGAGGGTCTCGCCGGGTGCGACGTCCTCCGGCACGTCGAGCACGCCGAGATCGGTTTCGAGCCGGTCGCCAGGCCGGCGGAGATACTCGCGATCGTCGGTGACCAACAGAACGGCGGTCACTCCAGCCGCGAGACGGCATCCGCGAGGTCGCCGTCGGTCTCCTCCAAGGCCTCGCGCGCGTCGTCCTCGCTCGCGTCCGTCCGCTGGGCGACGATCTCGACGTCCGCTTCGGGGATGCCGTCCCCACCGCTCTCGCTGCCAGTCCCGGCGTCGCTCGCACCGTCGCCGGCCCCGAGCGGCGTCGCCTCCTCGCCGGCCGCACGCGTCTCGGGCTCGCCCGTGATGGTGTAGGTCGCCTGGCCCTGGGCGTCCATCCGCTGGACGTCCGGCTGGTCGAAGACGAGCTCCTCGTCGCCGGTGCGGATCACGATCTCCTCGGCATCGAGCTCCTCGATGTCGATGCCCATCTGTTCCATCATCTGGTTCAGCTTCCGGGGGTTCATCCCGCCGCCTCCTCCGAACATGAGGGACGGAACGGCCGCCAGCGTCTTGTCCCTTCGGGTTCGCCGTCACGGGAATCGATCTTCCGATCCGGGCGAATCGTCCGTGCGAGTCGCCCGAGTACCGCCGATTCTACGAGAGCGCTCTTTTCGAACCCATCGTTCGGCTGTATCGTCGTTGACACTCAAATGCTGCAACGGTCTCGTGGCGGACGCATATGGTAGGATGCCGGCTCCGGATGGGAAACGGACGTTCCAGCGCTCGCAGTCGCGTCGACGGACGGCAGTTCGCTCGGCCGTCGAACGAGGGCTGTCGATTCGATCGTGAACGGTGGAGCGTGGAGGACCACGAATGAGCGTCGGCCACCGCGTCGCGGGACGGTTCGCGGCCGCGTTCCGGCTGCCGCTCGATCGCGCGACCACCGCCGTCGTGGCGATGCTCGGGATCGACGTGCTGTGGTGGGTACTGACGATCGGCGGAGCTGTGCCGATGCCGGGCATGGCGTGGCTGATGGAGCAGGGCATCCCGATGACCGCGCCGGGCGCGATGGAACGCGGCGTCGCCCACGCCGGCACGGTCGACGCCGTCCTCGGCTACCTCGTGATGTGGGGCGTGATGATGTGGGCGATGATGCATCCGGCGATGCTCCGCTTCGTCCGATCGTACGCCGACGCCCACGAGGGCACCGCGTTCGCCGCAACGGCAGCGGTGACGACGTTTCTGGGGGGATACCTCGGGGTGTGGGCGCTCTCTGGCATGATCCCGCTCGCGGTCGACGCCGTGCTCCCCGGGGGAATCTACGGGTTCACGCGGGCACACACCCATCTCGCGATCGGCGGGGCGCTCGTGCTCGCCGGCGGCTACCAGCTCTCGGCGTTCAAGCAGTCGCTGTTGGATTCGTGCTGTGCGAACGTCTGCTCGCACGCGACCGGGGCCGTGGCGGCGCTCGCCGAGGGCGTGCGCCACGGCGCGCGGTGCGTGTTGATCTCCTTCGGCGTGTTCTTCCTCGTCATGCCGGTTTTCGGCGAGATGAACCCCTTCTGGATGGTCGCGTTGACGGGCGTCGTCGCGCTCGAACGCCTTCCCGAGTGGGGGCGGGAGGTCGCGGTCGGGTCGGGCGTCGTGGCGGTTCTCGCTGGACTCGTGGTCTGGCTGACTCGTCCGTCCCTCCCCGTCGCCTTCGGAATGTGACAGCTGGACCACGCCGAGCGACGACACTCCACCGGGCGACACCGTCGAAACGTTTTTTGCTCGGTGAAATCTACGGATTTATCGCAGCACCCGGACGACGCGCCGACCCGCGGCGCGGATGACGTCCCGCCGACCAGCATGGCGTTCGTGCCGATTCCGGACGGGCGTGGTCCGGGGTCTCGTGGGGGAACGGGGTTCGTCGGTTCGGCGACGGACTATCGTGGGTCCGACGCCGCGTCGACTGTGACTTCTCGCTGCGTGGCTGCTGCGCTCCATCGCTCTACAGCCGTTGCTGTCGGTCGATAGCGAACACAACCATGATTGGGGAAGACGCGTTCTGTCCGAAGACGGGTGCACCGCTCACCGAGGAACAACAGTACGACGACGCGGGCCGACCACGCCGGGTCGTCACCGCCGACGAGGAGTCGCTGGCGGCCGACGCGGCCGGCGAGCTCACCACGGGCGCGGTTCGCTCCTCGAAAGCCGCGCTGTTCAACCGGTTTCGCCGGTGCCACGAGCGTCACCACGAGACCGACGACGCACTCTATCGGAAGGCAGCGCTCGCGCTCGCGCGGCTCAAGCGCACCGCCGAGGACACCGAATCGTGGGACGTTCACGTCTGGTACGCGCTCCGAAAGCGCCTCGCTGCGGCGGGTCACGACGTCGAGTGGATGCACGCCCACGTCGAGCCACGCTGTCCGCACTGTCACAGCCGACTCCGGTACGAGGCGTACGCCGACACCGTGACCGCCCGCTGTGTGGCCGGCTGTGGCGGTCGGCCGGATCAGCTCACGGCGATCCGGGAGACGATCGCCGCGCTCTACACCCGCGCGTTCGACACCTCGATCGATCCCGACGAGTTCGTCCAGTTCTAGCGATCCATCCTCCCGGCCGACACGGCCGCCGAGGGGGACGGCGAGCCGTCGATCGGTTCGTTCTGGTGGCTTCGGGACTAGAAAAAACAAAGTTCCCGGCGGACGCGGTGGCAGTCGTCGATGGGACTCACCGAAACACCGCCGGAGGATCTCGCCGAACGCGAACTGTTCACGGAGTTCGTGGATCTGCTCGACGAGTCGGAGGGATCGCAGGAGGGGTACAGCGAGGCCCGCATTCGGGCCCGGCGCGCGGACCTGCTCGCGGAGATCGGCGAGCGACTCGAAGCGCTCGAAGCCGCGAAGGCACTCATCTGTGACGCTGGAGCCGACCCCGAGCCCCAACCAGCGCCGCGACGCGAGCCCAATCAGGAGCTGTAGTCCACACGATCGCCGTCGTAGCGGGAACGCGCCGCGGATGCCGAGCGACGACCGTCCGATCGTTCCACTGTCTCTGATTACCCTGCTGTACGATCTGGCGTCCTTTTCCCTTCGGTGGCCTATCGTTGAGCAC from Halococcus agarilyticus includes the following:
- a CDS encoding methyltransferase domain-containing protein produces the protein MTAVLLVTDDREYLRRPGDRLETDLGVLDVPEDVAPGETLETHLGTEFRVRELRGPDLFHHFERTGAPMMPRDIGLIMGHTGVAAGDRVLDAGTGTGVLAAYLARAGASVVTYEQDSEFADVARENMALAGVGGAETEGSVTAAPGPGSATVRTGDVCDALDDLSGFDLVTLDTEDAPAVVEHAPDLLVQGGYLAVYSPFVEDSRAVVESAREAGLAVETYETIQREMDFDERGTRPSTAGVGHTGYLVFGRH
- a CDS encoding nascent polypeptide-associated complex protein, with translation MFGGGGGMNPRKLNQMMEQMGIDIEELDAEEIVIRTGDEELVFDQPDVQRMDAQGQATYTITGEPETRAAGEEATPLGAGDGASDAGTGSESGGDGIPEADVEIVAQRTDASEDDAREALEETDGDLADAVSRLE
- a CDS encoding DUF2182 domain-containing protein → MSVGHRVAGRFAAAFRLPLDRATTAVVAMLGIDVLWWVLTIGGAVPMPGMAWLMEQGIPMTAPGAMERGVAHAGTVDAVLGYLVMWGVMMWAMMHPAMLRFVRSYADAHEGTAFAATAAVTTFLGGYLGVWALSGMIPLAVDAVLPGGIYGFTRAHTHLAIGGALVLAGGYQLSAFKQSLLDSCCANVCSHATGAVAALAEGVRHGARCVLISFGVFFLVMPVFGEMNPFWMVALTGVVALERLPEWGREVAVGSGVVAVLAGLVVWLTRPSLPVAFGM